Proteins encoded in a region of the Triticum dicoccoides isolate Atlit2015 ecotype Zavitan chromosome 3A, WEW_v2.0, whole genome shotgun sequence genome:
- the LOC119269562 gene encoding protein NUCLEAR FUSION DEFECTIVE 4-like has product MVFDAAAGSGAGSPAAAPKGPLRVIFTPWFARQVAVGRWFTVFASFAILTASGATYIFSIYSKTLKSSLGYNQQTLNTISFFKDLGANLGVFSGLINEVTPPWVVLAIGAAMNLVGYLMVYLAVDGRTARPPVWLVCLYIFIGANSQSFANTGALVTCVKNFPESRGIVLGILKGFVGLSGAVYTQLYLAFYGDDTKSLILLIAWLPAAISVVFVHTIRIMPYPRRRGGQETSGDPFFCFLYISIALACYLLVMIVVQKQFTFSHGAYSIAAAALLIVLFLPLCVVIKQEYKIYRERELEAALLANDPPPTITVAGEPAQVEMSTGAKAEQQASSEQPPPSSCSFGGCVKNMFRPPARGEDYTILQALVSVDMLVLFVATICGVGGTLTAIDNMGQIGQSLGYPAKSINTFVSLISIWNYAGRVTSGFASEVLLERYKFPRTLMLTGVLLLACAGHVLIALGVPQSLYVASVIIGFCFGAQWPLVFAIISEVFGLKYYSTLYNFGGMASPVGSYILNVLVAGRLYDAEADKQPGGGFTAGGGRDKVCLGVECFKRSFLIIAAATVFGALVSLVLVWRTWSFYKGDIYARFRDGAGERHDGRLPVGQGRKPAEEESSPVNATKVEAQKALQA; this is encoded by the coding sequence ATGGTGTTCGACGCGGCCGCCGGCAGCGGCGccgggtcgccggcggcggcgccgaagGGCCCGCTCCGCGTCATCTTCACGCCGTGGTTCGCGCGGCAGGTCGCCGTGGGGCGGTGGTTCACGGTGTTCGCGAGCTTCGCCATCCTCACGGCGTCGGGGGCGACCTACATCTTCAGCATCTACTCCAAGACGCTCAAGTCGTCGCTGGGGTACAACCAGCAGACGCTCAACACCATCTCCTTCTTCAAGGACCTCGGCGCCAACCTCGGCGTCTTCTCCGGGCTCATCAACGAGGTCACGCCCCCGTGGGTCGTGCTCGCCATTGGCGCCGCCATGAACCTCGTCGGCTACCTCATGGTCTACCTCGCCGTCGACGGCCGCACCGCCCGCCCGCCCGTCTGGCTCGTCTGCCTCTACATCTTCATCGGCGCCAACTCGCAGTCCTTCGCCAACACCGGCGCGCTCGTCACCTGCGTCAAGAACTTCCCGGAGAGCCGCGGCATCGTGCTCGGGATACTCAAGGGCTTCGTCGGCCTCAGCGGCGCCGTCTACACGCAGCTCTACCTCGCCTTCTACGGCGACGACACCAAGTCGCTCATCCTCCTCATCGCGTGGCTGCCGGCGGCCATCTCCGTCGTGTTCGTGCACACCATACGGATCATGCCGTACCCGCGCCGCCGCGGCGGGCAGGAGACCAGCGGCGAccccttcttctgcttcctctacaTCTCCATCGCGCTCGCCTGCTACCTGCTCGTCATGATCGTCGTGCAGAAGCAGTTTACCTTCTCCCACGGAGCCTACTCCATCGCCGCCGCAGCGCTGctcatcgtcctcttcctcccgcTCTGCGTGGTCATCAAGCAGGAGTACAAGATTTACCGCGAGCGCGAACTGGAGGCCGCCCTCCTCGCCAACGACCCGCCGCCAACCATCACGGTGGCTGGCGAGCCAGCACAGGTCGAAATGTCCACCGGCGCCAAAGCAGAGCAGCAGGCATCGTCGGAGCAGCCGCCGCCCTCTTCGTGCTCTTTCGGCGGGTGCGTGAAGAACATGTTCCGGCCGCCGGCGAGGGGGGAGGACTACACGATCCTGCAGGCGCTGGTGAGCGTGGACATGCTGGTGCTGTTCGTGGCGACCATCTGCGGCGTCGGCGGCACGCTGACGGCGATCGACAACATGGGCCAGATCGGGCAGTCGCTGGGGTACCCGGCCAAGAGCATCAACACCTTCGTGTCCCTCATCAGCATCTGGAACTACGCCGGCCGCGTCACGTCAGGCTTCGCCTCGGAGGTCTTGCTGGAGCGGTACAAGTTCCCCCGCACGCTGATGCTCACCGGCGTGCTCCTGCTCGCCTGCGCCGGGCACGTCCTGATCGCGCTCGGCGTGCCGCAGTCGCTCTACGTGGCGTCCGTGATCATCGGGTTCTGCTTCGGCGCGCAGTGGCCGCTCGTGTTCGCCATCATCTCCGAGGTGTTCGGGCTCAAGTACTACTCCACGCTCTACAACTTCGGCGGCATGGCCAGCCCCGTGGGGTCCTACATCCTGAACGTGCTGGTGGCCGGGAGGCTCTACGACGCGGAGGCCGACAAGCAGCCCGGCGGCGGGTTCACGGCGGGAGGCGGGCGCGACAAGGTGTGCCTGGGGGTGGAGTGCTTCAAGCGGTCGTTCCTGATCATCGCGGCGGCCACCGTGTTCGGCGCGCTGGTGTCGCTGGTGCTGGTGTGGAGGACGTGGAGCTTCTACAAGGGGGACATCTACGCGAGGTTCCGGGACGGCGCCGGCGAGAGACACGACGGCCGCCTGCCCGTCGGCCAAGGCCGGAAGCCGGCGGAGGAGGAGTCATCCCCAGTCAATGCCACAAAGGTGGAAGCTCAGAAGGCTTTGCAGGCTTGA